In the genome of Streptomyces sp. NBC_00433, the window ACCACCGTGTCGACGTTCTCCGCCCGCCTCCGCGCCGGCCTGCGCAGCTCCAGCGTGGCGCCCCCGTCTCCGCGATAGGAGGTGTGGTACTCGATCGACGCGCTCTCGCCTTTTCTGAGCGTCCTGTCGATCAGTATCTCGTCGGCCTGGAGGCCGCCGCCGTACTCGTAATGGCCGCCGACCCGGCCCTGATGCGCCACCGTGATGGCGTCCACGTCCGCCTCGTGATTGAACATGTAGCCGTCCACGCCATCTTCCATGGCCAGGATGACGTGGTATGTGTGCCGCTCACTGAGCCGTCCGGCGAGATCGATGATGTAGCGCTCGAACAGTGCCAGGGTCCTGTGCCTTTGCGGCTTGGCCATGGGCCGGGGAGCCACCATCGTATGGGCAATTCCACGATCGAGTGATCGCCTGGTGTACGTGGCCCACAGGGACTCCTCGTCGTCGTCGGTCATCTCGAAGGCCCGGAGGAACCAATTCAAGGTCTCCGCCGTCAAGTGCTGGCCTGTCAGCGCGCGACGCACGCGGTCCTTGATGTCCCTGGGCAGGTCGCGGTCGGTGTCGGGACGCTCGCCTGCTTCCCAGAGGTATTCGGATAACACGCGGGACACCGCTGCGAGATTGATGTCGGAGTCTCGGTCGCGTTCCACCCTCGCGAGCCACAGCCTTCGGTACTGCGGCTTTTCCTCCAGCAGCGTCCTGAGAAGTCGTGTTGTTGCGGCGAAATTTCCCGTCTGAGTCATGTCCCCCACCCCAAGTCAAGCGATCCTCGTCGGTCGTGGCGCCCCCGCCCCACCCGACTCCACACCACGTTGCGTGCGTGTCGAAAACCGATCGAGACCGGTTCAGAGCGTAACGCGGCGTGGACGGAAATGCTCCGCATTTGCCGAAACCCCTCGCACATCTGGAGTTATTCGACGTATCAGTGGTAACGGGGGCAAGATGTCCGGCGGCTCTACCGTGGATATATGCGGCGGGCCCGGCCGAGTGAGCGAGGAAGTACCTCCGACGGGGCGCCCTGTGTTGTGGAACGTCAACTGTGTTGCGGAGACGGCGTGGTGGAGCTCTGGTGAGCCTCGGCGCAAGAGCGCCGTCGCCGGGCTTCTTCGGTGGCAGGGCTGATCCAAAGTTGCGGTTCTCATGAGAAGTTGCTGTTCACGGCGCTGTGACGATGCGCTGGAGGACCGTCACGCAGGCAACGAGGCTCCGGTTGAAGGGGCGCCGTTCGGCGTTTCCGGGGGCTCACAGTCGGGGCTCGGGGGGAATGAGAGCACGGTTGCGTTCGTGTGACCTGGTGGCACGGGGTGGTAACGCGGCGTTCCTATCGTCGGGGCGACACCCGGCAGTGCACAGCACCAGGTCACAGGGAGGCGCCATGAGTCGATGGACAGGCCGGTGGATCGAGCGGTGGGACCCCGAGGACGAGCGGTTCTGGCAGGAGGGCGGGAGGCGGGTCGCGCTGCGCAACCTCGTCTTCTCCGTGCTGTCCGAGCACATCGGCTTCTCCATCTGGAGCCTGTGGTCGGTGATGGTGCTGTTCATGGGGCCCGAATACCACGTCGACCCGGCCGGGAAGTTCTTCCTGGTGGCGATGCCGACGCTGGTCGGCGGGGTGCTGCGGGTGCCGTACACCTTCGCCGTGGCGAAGTTCGGCGGCCGCAACTGGACGATCGCCAGCGCGCTGCTGCTGCTGATCCCGACGGTGACCGCGGCCTTCGTGGTGAAACCCGGGGTCTCCTACTCGACGCTGATGCTGGTCGCGGCCCTCACCGGGGTCGGCGGCGGGAACTTCGCCTCCTCCATGACCAACATCAACTCCTTCTACCCGCTGCGTGAGAAGGGCTGGGCGCTCGGCCTGAACGCCGGCGGCGGCAACATCGGGGTCGCCGCGATCCAGCTGGTCGGGCTGCTGGTCATCGCCACCGCGGGCGCCGGCCACCCGCGGGTGGTGCTCGCCGTCTACATCCCGCTCATCGTCGTCGCCGCCACGCTCGCCGCGCTGTACATGGACAACCTCACCACGGTGAAGAACGACACCGGGGCCGCGATCGACGCGGCGAAGGACCCGCACACCTGGATCATGTCGCTGCTCTACGTCGGCACCTTCGGCTCCTTCATCGGCTACAGCTTCGCCTTCGGCCTGGTCCTGCAGAACCAGTTCGGCCGCACCCCGCTGCACGCGGCCTACCTGACCTTCATCGGGCCGCTGCTCGGCTCGCTGATCCGGCCCGTCGGCGGCCGGCTCGCCGACCGCTTCGGCGGCGCGCGGATCACCCTGTGGAACTTCCTGGCCATGGCCGCCGCC includes:
- a CDS encoding NarK/NasA family nitrate transporter, which gives rise to MSRWTGRWIERWDPEDERFWQEGGRRVALRNLVFSVLSEHIGFSIWSLWSVMVLFMGPEYHVDPAGKFFLVAMPTLVGGVLRVPYTFAVAKFGGRNWTIASALLLLIPTVTAAFVVKPGVSYSTLMLVAALTGVGGGNFASSMTNINSFYPLREKGWALGLNAGGGNIGVAAIQLVGLLVIATAGAGHPRVVLAVYIPLIVVAATLAALYMDNLTTVKNDTGAAIDAAKDPHTWIMSLLYVGTFGSFIGYSFAFGLVLQNQFGRTPLHAAYLTFIGPLLGSLIRPVGGRLADRFGGARITLWNFLAMAAATGVVVTASEQKSLGLFLPGFIALFVLSGLGNGSTYKMIPGIFHKKAEARGLTGEGAAAYGRRLSGASMGLIGAVGALGGVGINLAFRESFLTSRSGTPAFVSFLAYYGVCFAITWAVYLRRPSRTPAGEELTAPTGAAAYAEV